Proteins from a single region of Bdellovibrio svalbardensis:
- a CDS encoding transglycosylase SLT domain-containing protein translates to MMTSLKRIFSSSVLFSSLAVSPAFAQSGKDELNSFKAALEQFKAAKYELAIPAFQEIANQKTDLQEYAHFYLAQAYMKTGKMDEAEKELVRVQDLSPNVKMSIDASNLAGQVALEKKNFKHASAQFVKLEKRTRNTEAYPDVIYNLAVAEKGLGHHSQTCKWLVKLYEKYPAYSKVQNWSVDLAANEFEGKPSDCQVTTENFRTRVRYLLFAGLDQKAQGEINVMKEKLGKTDKYLADKLQAQFYLQEGELVKGVQILTPYYDSMKKNFDYLILFASATARAGEVQQAVGSYYSAYKMSPRSKTGRQALYQSAFLSYQFQDYDGAARRFQEFMKVYPNSGLNRDAKWHLAWLKYLKGDYQGAYKAFSDLQTLKKKNKKVWKAFPNDRVTYWMAMSLFRQGKTEKARSMMEGLAKDPLLGYYAIAAQARLKKMESILPAKLAQSPLPIQPRVISRFSASEFLMPSVEDSYRGDESESEENMMITQYSADDEKGDEEEADGTDATDSQSVEVVKNDSEVNSGDSTASFSSPILMKRFERARDLMIVGENEWARWDLYDIERKTANREYLRTLMTEYSTAGHFNRSSYIAQVTFGGQRAANGVDGVRYLWELAYPRAYGDSVEKYTKKFSVPEELVWGIMRAESSYRRDAISPVGALGLMQVMPFTGHKVASMLGDKDFKAPMLLESETAVKVGSRYLKRLMDRFDNTIPLVAAGYNAGPHRVKNWLVSFGSLETDEFIEHIPFLETRNYVKRVVSNAYVYAKLYGNKKDLFPYLSEPVPVKVNAELVGKENWDDI, encoded by the coding sequence ATGATGACCTCCCTGAAACGTATTTTTTCTTCGAGTGTTCTTTTCAGCTCTTTGGCTGTATCTCCGGCTTTTGCTCAATCTGGTAAAGATGAGCTCAATTCCTTTAAAGCAGCTCTTGAGCAGTTTAAAGCCGCGAAGTATGAGCTGGCCATCCCAGCCTTCCAAGAGATCGCAAATCAAAAGACCGATTTACAAGAATATGCGCATTTCTACCTCGCACAAGCCTATATGAAAACAGGCAAGATGGATGAGGCAGAAAAAGAATTGGTGCGGGTTCAAGATCTTTCGCCGAACGTGAAAATGAGCATTGATGCTTCAAATCTTGCTGGCCAGGTGGCGCTTGAAAAAAAGAATTTCAAGCATGCTTCCGCGCAATTTGTGAAATTGGAAAAAAGAACGCGCAACACAGAGGCTTATCCCGATGTGATCTACAATTTGGCGGTGGCTGAAAAAGGTTTGGGTCATCACTCCCAAACTTGTAAATGGCTTGTTAAGCTGTATGAAAAGTATCCGGCGTATTCAAAAGTGCAAAACTGGAGCGTGGATCTGGCAGCCAATGAATTTGAAGGCAAGCCCTCAGACTGCCAAGTGACGACAGAAAATTTCCGCACTCGTGTGAGATATTTGCTTTTCGCCGGTCTTGATCAAAAGGCTCAAGGCGAAATCAATGTTATGAAAGAAAAGCTTGGCAAGACGGACAAATACTTAGCCGACAAGTTGCAAGCGCAGTTCTATCTTCAAGAAGGTGAATTGGTGAAGGGCGTGCAAATTCTGACGCCTTATTATGACAGCATGAAAAAGAACTTCGACTATTTGATCTTGTTTGCTTCTGCGACAGCCAGAGCCGGCGAAGTTCAACAAGCGGTGGGTTCTTATTACTCAGCTTATAAAATGAGCCCGCGCTCTAAAACCGGTCGTCAGGCACTTTATCAATCTGCCTTCCTGAGCTATCAGTTCCAGGATTACGATGGTGCCGCTCGCAGATTCCAAGAGTTCATGAAGGTGTATCCAAATTCAGGATTGAATCGCGATGCAAAATGGCACTTGGCGTGGTTGAAGTATCTGAAGGGTGACTATCAAGGCGCTTACAAAGCGTTCTCTGATTTGCAAACTTTGAAAAAGAAAAATAAAAAAGTTTGGAAGGCCTTCCCGAATGATCGTGTGACTTACTGGATGGCGATGAGTCTTTTCCGCCAGGGGAAGACAGAAAAAGCCCGTTCTATGATGGAAGGTTTGGCGAAGGACCCATTATTGGGTTACTACGCGATTGCCGCTCAAGCCCGTCTTAAGAAAATGGAATCCATTCTGCCAGCAAAACTTGCGCAAAGTCCTTTGCCAATTCAGCCGCGTGTGATCTCCAGATTCTCAGCGAGTGAGTTCTTGATGCCTTCAGTGGAAGACTCTTACCGTGGTGACGAGTCCGAATCCGAAGAGAACATGATGATCACGCAGTACTCTGCCGATGATGAAAAAGGTGATGAAGAGGAAGCGGACGGGACGGATGCAACAGACAGCCAGTCTGTTGAGGTCGTGAAAAATGACAGTGAAGTAAATTCTGGCGACAGCACGGCATCTTTCTCAAGTCCGATTTTGATGAAACGCTTCGAGCGTGCCCGCGACTTGATGATTGTTGGTGAAAATGAATGGGCGCGTTGGGATCTGTACGATATCGAAAGAAAAACGGCCAATCGTGAATACCTACGTACTTTGATGACAGAGTACAGTACTGCAGGTCACTTCAATCGCTCTTCTTATATCGCGCAGGTGACTTTTGGTGGTCAAAGAGCCGCTAACGGAGTGGATGGGGTTCGTTATTTGTGGGAACTTGCTTACCCGCGTGCTTATGGTGATTCAGTAGAAAAGTACACTAAAAAGTTCTCTGTGCCAGAAGAGTTGGTTTGGGGAATTATGAGAGCGGAAAGCAGCTACCGCAGAGATGCTATTTCTCCAGTAGGCGCTTTGGGGTTGATGCAGGTCATGCCATTTACCGGTCACAAAGTTGCAAGCATGTTGGGTGATAAGGATTTTAAAGCTCCCATGCTTTTGGAATCCGAAACGGCAGTCAAAGTGGGTTCTCGTTATTTGAAACGCCTTATGGACCGCTTCGATAACACGATTCCATTGGTCGCAGCTGGCTACAATGCGGGACCTCACAGAGTTAAAAACTGGTTGGTTTCATTTGGCAGCCTGGAAACCGATGAGTTCATTGAGCACATTCCTTTCCTTGAAACTAGAAACTATGTGAAGCGCGTGGTTTCGAATGCTTATGTTTATGCAAAATTGTACGGCAACAAAAAAGATCTTTTCCCGTATTTGTCAGAACCGGTTCCTGTGAAAGTGAATGCGGAGCTTGTGGGTAAAGAAAACTGGGATGACATATAG
- a CDS encoding ABC transporter permease: MLLKLLPGGPFDDEAALNPLVKETLTKQWGLHESTLTQIVRYISSALRGDFGISMMHPDQTVGSIIQQGLGSSLSLSLVTLLFVLLGAFSLALVSIRFRGTWFESLVDQTMIAMLSLPSLFWGPFLIYLFGFYFNVLPVAFLSSPIHYVLPVLTLGFRPLATLVRLLKTSLNENLHLDYVRTAKAKGLGTWGILVHHVLRNSMIPFLSYAGPLITGLLSGSFLVEMLFAIPGLGSQFISSLNDRDYTLIVGLTLFYGAILIIINSLMDVFMRLLDPRLTEDA; this comes from the coding sequence TTGTTGCTCAAGCTTTTGCCCGGCGGTCCTTTTGATGACGAAGCGGCTCTCAATCCTCTGGTGAAGGAAACCCTGACAAAGCAGTGGGGTCTTCACGAATCCACGCTCACACAGATTGTTCGTTATATTTCTTCAGCCTTGCGCGGGGATTTTGGCATCTCAATGATGCATCCAGATCAAACGGTTGGATCTATTATTCAGCAGGGCCTTGGCAGCTCTTTAAGTCTTAGCCTTGTGACTTTGTTGTTTGTTCTGCTTGGGGCGTTCTCGCTGGCACTGGTTTCTATTCGGTTCCGTGGGACCTGGTTTGAAAGCCTGGTGGATCAAACTATGATCGCGATGCTGTCATTGCCAAGTTTGTTCTGGGGGCCTTTTCTGATTTATCTTTTTGGATTTTATTTCAATGTTCTTCCGGTGGCCTTTCTTTCAAGTCCGATCCATTATGTTTTGCCTGTCTTGACCTTGGGTTTCCGTCCTTTGGCAACATTGGTTCGTCTTTTGAAAACGTCCTTGAACGAAAACCTGCATTTGGATTATGTGCGAACGGCGAAAGCGAAGGGTCTGGGAACCTGGGGAATTTTAGTTCATCATGTTCTACGCAATTCGATGATTCCGTTCTTGAGTTATGCGGGCCCGCTGATCACCGGCCTGCTTTCAGGTTCATTTCTGGTGGAAATGCTTTTTGCCATCCCTGGTTTGGGCAGTCAGTTTATTTCCTCGCTGAATGACCGTGATTACACGTTGATTGTCGGACTGACCTTATTTTACGGCGCCATTTTGATTATCATCAATTCGCTAATGGATGTGTTCATGCGTCTTTTAGATCCTCGTTTGACGGAGGATGCGTGA
- a CDS encoding ABC transporter permease, translated as MKKILLFIAGLFLLLLAAATLGSFVFVPTGGVPQDVSTILAGPSWAHIFGTDTLGRDLFARVLVGGRVSLLIGFVCSILTFVFGFFYGAVAGWFEGFTDKLFMRACDIFMAIPSFILVSVICLSMQVILPFEDPHLVAVLGLCIGISATHWMSLARVTRGMVLEIKRKPFVEAAIALGGTRRHILVRHILPNMISTLLVLIALQIPTNILYESFMSFIGLGVHPPYTSWGILVREGWKTLSSFPHLILFPSLVLFLTVWSFHIVLDHLRERDM; from the coding sequence GTGAAGAAGATTTTGCTATTCATTGCCGGATTGTTTTTGCTGTTGCTAGCAGCTGCCACCTTAGGCAGTTTCGTTTTTGTTCCTACAGGCGGAGTCCCTCAGGACGTCAGCACCATTTTGGCAGGCCCGAGCTGGGCGCATATTTTTGGAACAGACACCTTAGGCCGCGATCTGTTTGCCCGAGTTTTGGTCGGTGGGCGAGTCTCATTGTTGATTGGATTTGTTTGTTCGATACTTACTTTTGTATTTGGCTTTTTCTATGGCGCGGTGGCGGGATGGTTCGAAGGCTTCACAGATAAATTATTTATGAGAGCCTGTGACATCTTTATGGCCATTCCAAGTTTTATCCTGGTGTCAGTGATTTGTCTTTCGATGCAAGTGATCCTGCCCTTTGAAGATCCGCACTTGGTGGCGGTTTTGGGTTTATGCATTGGCATCTCGGCAACACACTGGATGAGTCTAGCGCGAGTGACAAGAGGCATGGTTTTGGAAATCAAAAGAAAGCCTTTTGTCGAAGCCGCCATTGCCTTGGGTGGAACACGTCGCCATATCTTGGTCCGCCATATTCTGCCAAACATGATCAGCACTTTGTTGGTCTTGATAGCCTTACAAATTCCCACCAATATTTTGTATGAAAGTTTTATGAGTTTTATTGGTTTAGGAGTTCATCCACCTTACACCAGCTGGGGAATTCTAGTTCGCGAGGGATGGAAGACGCTTTCCAGCTTCCCGCATCTGATCCTCTTCCCATCTTTGGTATTGTTCCTGACTGTCTGGAGTTTCCATATCGTCTTAGATCACTTGCGTGAACGAGATATGTAA
- a CDS encoding substrate-binding periplasmic protein has translation MIWKNIFILFFLCAWVSIGRAESVRETWNIVVDEFPPFTCVRCPDGGAGIKALSEALQTVNIDIVVTYLPFVHVLREARSQKYLGYFSWLASMQSGYANPSKALFLSRLTLVEQKNHPLVWKELSDLKGKRIGLYEGSGYFEEFMDLVNRGVITVLLYPGDDVRIRLVAQGKLDGALMDRDNAIYHIKQLQSSIREKVQVSEHILHTQGTYFVIQKKHAEKMKILEKALGNVDTQKIVDDYLLKYQQ, from the coding sequence ATGATCTGGAAGAATATCTTCATTCTATTTTTTCTTTGTGCATGGGTCTCTATCGGCCGCGCTGAAAGTGTGCGGGAAACTTGGAATATTGTGGTCGATGAGTTCCCGCCCTTTACCTGCGTAAGATGCCCAGACGGAGGCGCAGGTATCAAAGCTTTGAGTGAAGCTTTGCAGACGGTAAATATCGATATCGTGGTGACTTATCTGCCCTTTGTTCATGTCTTAAGAGAGGCCAGATCCCAAAAATATCTAGGATATTTTTCCTGGCTGGCCAGTATGCAGTCTGGGTACGCCAATCCAAGTAAGGCTTTATTCCTGTCGCGGCTGACTCTTGTAGAGCAAAAAAATCACCCTTTAGTGTGGAAAGAATTGTCGGATCTCAAAGGCAAACGCATCGGTCTGTACGAGGGTTCCGGATATTTCGAAGAATTTATGGATCTGGTGAATAGGGGAGTTATCACGGTCTTGCTGTATCCTGGTGATGATGTCCGAATTCGACTTGTGGCCCAGGGAAAGTTAGATGGAGCATTGATGGACCGAGACAATGCGATTTATCATATTAAACAATTGCAGTCTTCAATTCGAGAAAAAGTGCAAGTGAGTGAGCACATCCTTCACACTCAGGGAACCTATTTTGTTATCCAAAAAAAGCATGCCGAGAAAATGAAGATCCTGGAAAAAGCCTTGGGGAATGTCGACACTCAAAAGATAGTCGACGACTATCTTTTGAAGTATCAACAATAG
- a CDS encoding amidase, producing the protein MNELLKLSALEIAAKVAAKEVTPTEVLEAHIARIEEVNPQLNAMVEKDFVRARKLAAEQTEILSKNHSPLPPLFGVPFTVKEMFAYQGMKRTGGSVHHKNDVMDWDATIVARLKHAGAIPMGSTNVPELGFWFETYNKVYGLTNNPYSLERTPGGSSGGEGALIGAGASPIGVGSDIGGSIRMPATFCGIFGHKPSQYLLPFTGHFPYSKEEVKTILVGDKYPYTTLGPMSRKAGDLYKMMEIMMGPDGYDQTTLAGAKLKERPKDWSKVKVVLCADPVFHTARQTDYELVQVVKNCGKLFEELGAEVIELDPRFFVRSTELWFAALKKTKNKNFFEVLKGKEEKFSVGKELFKLAFGKGRYIFPNLIVSLAEILEGSSKDSPKKLAEELQALQKMHDDLSKILGPNGILILPPHPRVAPKHREPLWSPFDFIFTGIFTTLGMPATSIPMGLNEEGIPLGVQVVANSMNDHLTLGCAELLEQTFGGWVPPKE; encoded by the coding sequence ATGAACGAACTACTTAAACTTTCTGCTTTGGAAATCGCCGCAAAAGTTGCTGCCAAAGAAGTGACACCCACAGAAGTTTTAGAAGCGCATATCGCGCGCATCGAAGAAGTAAATCCTCAGTTGAACGCGATGGTGGAAAAGGATTTTGTTCGCGCCAGAAAATTGGCGGCAGAGCAAACCGAAATCCTGTCAAAAAATCACTCCCCTCTGCCTCCCCTTTTTGGTGTTCCCTTTACCGTCAAAGAAATGTTCGCCTATCAAGGAATGAAGCGCACTGGTGGCAGTGTTCATCACAAAAACGATGTGATGGATTGGGATGCGACGATCGTGGCTCGTCTTAAACATGCTGGTGCTATTCCGATGGGCTCCACCAATGTTCCTGAGTTGGGATTTTGGTTTGAGACTTACAACAAAGTTTACGGACTCACGAACAACCCCTACAGTCTCGAGCGAACACCCGGTGGCAGCAGCGGTGGCGAAGGCGCTTTGATTGGTGCTGGCGCATCTCCGATTGGTGTGGGCAGTGATATTGGTGGCAGCATTCGCATGCCAGCAACCTTCTGTGGAATCTTTGGCCACAAACCTTCTCAATATCTTTTGCCATTTACGGGTCATTTCCCTTACTCAAAAGAAGAAGTTAAAACCATTCTTGTCGGCGATAAATATCCCTACACCACTTTGGGGCCGATGAGCCGCAAAGCTGGCGACCTTTACAAAATGATGGAAATCATGATGGGTCCTGATGGTTACGATCAGACGACTTTGGCTGGAGCAAAACTCAAAGAGCGTCCCAAAGATTGGTCCAAAGTTAAAGTCGTTCTTTGTGCGGATCCGGTTTTTCATACGGCTCGTCAGACCGATTATGAACTTGTCCAAGTGGTCAAAAATTGCGGCAAACTTTTTGAGGAGCTGGGTGCTGAAGTGATCGAACTCGATCCCCGCTTTTTTGTTCGCTCTACAGAATTATGGTTTGCGGCTCTTAAGAAAACTAAGAATAAGAACTTCTTTGAGGTTCTTAAAGGTAAGGAAGAAAAATTCTCTGTCGGTAAAGAGCTTTTCAAACTGGCTTTTGGAAAAGGTCGCTATATCTTCCCGAATCTGATTGTCTCGTTGGCGGAAATCTTGGAAGGAAGCTCAAAAGATTCGCCAAAGAAGTTGGCTGAAGAACTTCAGGCTCTACAGAAAATGCATGACGATCTCAGTAAAATCCTGGGACCTAACGGGATCCTGATTTTACCACCGCACCCTCGCGTGGCTCCGAAACATCGTGAGCCATTGTGGTCTCCGTTTGATTTTATCTTTACGGGAATCTTTACGACTCTGGGTATGCCAGCGACCTCGATCCCTATGGGACTGAACGAAGAAGGAATTCCATTGGGCGTACAAGTGGTGGCAAACTCTATGAATGATCACCTCACCCTGGGATGCGCAGAACTTTTAGAGCAAACCTTTGGGGGCTGGGTGCCTCCAAAAGAATAA
- the ychF gene encoding redox-regulated ATPase YchF produces MALQVGIVGLPNVGKSTLFNALTSAKAEAANYPFCTIDPNVGVVTVPDPRMDKITTFIKPQKVIPTTMEFVDIAGIVKGASQGEGLGNQFLSHIRATDAIVHVVRCFDDPNIIHVAGSVDPLRDIEIINTELMLADLDSAEKRMKRTEKMAKSTTDKKIKMEYEVSKKAVEALSKGLPARSVTLDDQEAPFMKEMHLLTAKPVLYAMNVNDADFAAGGNDWTKQVEKRAAEENNQTILICSAMEAEIALLPPEDRADFLAALGAEEPGLNRLIREAYTLLGLQTYFTAGEKEVRAWTIRANTKAPQAAGVIHTDFEKGFIRAETYHCEDLFTYKSEQAVKDAGKYRVEGKEYVVKDGDILFFRFNV; encoded by the coding sequence ATGGCACTTCAGGTTGGTATTGTTGGGCTTCCTAATGTTGGTAAAAGTACCCTTTTTAATGCGCTTACTTCTGCAAAAGCTGAAGCCGCTAACTACCCTTTCTGTACGATTGATCCCAATGTCGGCGTGGTTACAGTCCCAGATCCACGCATGGATAAAATTACGACTTTCATTAAGCCTCAAAAAGTGATTCCAACAACAATGGAATTCGTGGATATCGCAGGTATCGTTAAAGGTGCTTCGCAAGGTGAAGGTTTGGGGAACCAATTCCTTTCTCACATCCGCGCCACTGATGCGATCGTTCACGTGGTTCGCTGTTTCGACGACCCAAATATCATTCACGTTGCGGGCAGCGTGGATCCACTTCGTGATATCGAAATCATCAATACTGAGTTGATGTTGGCCGATCTTGATTCTGCGGAAAAACGTATGAAGCGCACTGAAAAAATGGCGAAGAGTACAACCGACAAAAAAATCAAAATGGAATACGAAGTTTCCAAAAAAGCCGTTGAAGCTTTGAGCAAAGGTCTTCCTGCTCGTTCAGTGACCTTGGATGACCAAGAAGCTCCCTTCATGAAAGAGATGCATCTTTTGACTGCGAAACCAGTTCTTTACGCTATGAACGTCAATGATGCTGATTTCGCTGCTGGCGGTAATGATTGGACGAAGCAAGTTGAAAAACGTGCTGCTGAAGAAAACAATCAAACGATTTTGATTTGTTCTGCAATGGAAGCAGAGATCGCTCTCCTTCCACCGGAAGATCGTGCTGATTTCCTGGCTGCTTTGGGCGCCGAAGAACCAGGTTTGAATCGTTTGATTCGTGAAGCTTACACACTTTTGGGTCTACAAACTTACTTCACTGCAGGTGAAAAAGAAGTTCGTGCTTGGACGATTCGTGCAAACACAAAAGCTCCACAGGCTGCGGGCGTGATTCATACGGATTTCGAAAAAGGCTTTATCAGAGCAGAAACTTACCACTGCGAAGATTTGTTTACTTACAAATCTGAACAGGCTGTTAAAGATGCTGGTAAATACCGCGTCGAAGGTAAAGAGTATGTCGTTAAAGACGGAGACATCTTGTTCTTCCGTTTCAACGTTTAA
- the pth gene encoding aminoacyl-tRNA hydrolase yields MWLVVGLGNPGNEYKFTRHNIGFMAVDYFLQGVGNPRLQNKFKAEIAQVEFKGHQVIFCKPQTFMNLSGESVQPLMGFYKIPLDHLIVIHDDIDQPFNQMKIHKNRGHGGHNGIKSISGLMGSADYARLKLGVGRPDNPNFPVADYVLGKFTKEETTVLPDFLNKGCDALESIILDGIQKASTKFNG; encoded by the coding sequence ATGTGGTTAGTCGTCGGTCTTGGCAATCCAGGTAACGAATATAAATTCACCCGTCACAACATCGGCTTCATGGCTGTTGATTATTTCCTCCAAGGTGTCGGCAATCCTCGCCTGCAAAACAAGTTCAAAGCTGAAATCGCTCAAGTAGAGTTCAAAGGCCATCAGGTCATCTTCTGTAAGCCGCAAACTTTCATGAATCTGTCTGGCGAATCTGTTCAGCCTTTGATGGGCTTTTATAAAATCCCCCTCGACCATTTGATCGTTATTCATGACGATATTGATCAGCCCTTCAATCAAATGAAAATTCACAAAAACCGCGGTCACGGCGGGCACAATGGAATCAAAAGCATCTCAGGTTTGATGGGCTCCGCAGACTATGCTCGCCTTAAACTCGGCGTTGGTCGCCCTGACAATCCAAACTTCCCTGTGGCAGACTATGTCTTGGGCAAATTCACTAAAGAAGAGACCACTGTTCTTCCGGATTTCCTCAATAAAGGCTGCGACGCCCTCGAGAGCATCATTCTTGATGGCATCCAAAAAGCTTCGACAAAATTCAACGGTTAA
- a CDS encoding 50S ribosomal protein L25, translating into MKNRIDLTVEPRQTGKGNSRELRVNRQVPAVIYGAVSPINVTVGEKEIVKYNTRAYENALFNLKSSEKNANGIVVLVKSVDVHPLSRRPQHVDFYALDLKKAVRVWVEVKLEGKPIGLSEGGLLNVVNRQVEVEVLPTDIPEFITADISGLALGDALHVSDLKVASTVKVISGGELTIAVVSAQDEEVAATPAAAAPAAAPAAGAKAPAAAAGAKAPAAAKPAAKK; encoded by the coding sequence ATGAAAAACAGAATCGACCTAACAGTTGAACCTCGTCAAACTGGTAAAGGCAACAGCCGTGAACTTCGTGTAAATCGTCAAGTTCCTGCAGTTATCTACGGAGCAGTATCACCTATCAACGTAACTGTTGGTGAAAAAGAAATCGTTAAGTACAACACTCGTGCTTACGAAAATGCTCTATTCAATTTGAAATCATCTGAAAAAAACGCAAACGGTATCGTTGTACTTGTTAAATCAGTAGACGTTCACCCTCTTTCTCGCCGTCCTCAACACGTTGACTTCTACGCTTTGGATCTTAAAAAAGCAGTTCGCGTTTGGGTTGAAGTTAAACTTGAAGGCAAACCAATCGGTCTTTCTGAAGGCGGTTTGTTGAACGTTGTTAACCGTCAAGTTGAGGTTGAAGTTCTTCCTACAGACATCCCTGAGTTCATCACTGCTGATATCTCTGGTTTGGCTTTGGGCGATGCTCTTCACGTTTCTGACTTGAAAGTTGCTTCTACAGTTAAAGTTATCTCTGGTGGCGAATTGACAATTGCGGTTGTTAGCGCTCAAGACGAAGAAGTTGCTGCTACTCCAGCTGCTGCGGCTCCGGCTGCTGCTCCTGCTGCGGGTGCAAAAGCTCCTGCTGCTGCTGCTGGCGCGAAAGCCCCTGCTGCTGCAAAACCAGCTGCGAAAAAGTAA
- a CDS encoding ribose-phosphate diphosphokinase, whose product MKGLKIFTANSNPNLAKKVAEAAGVELGFCEVSSFADGEIQVEVHESVRGQHVFVIQSTCPPVNQSYMELFVMLDALRRASAASITAVIPYYGYARQDRKVAPRAPITAKLMADLLTTAGANRVVCVDLHAAQIQGFFNVPVDHLFAIPTLARAWREAYGQGSEFVAVSPDAGGVERTRAFAKRIESSMAIIDKRRSGPNEAKALHLIGDVTGKTAVIVDDMIDTAGTLTQAVDSLYKNGAKQVFAVATHPVLSGPAISRLKESRIEKVWVTDTIPLSEAAKNCGKIEVVSVAPVLAEAIKRIHGNDSVSSLFDA is encoded by the coding sequence ATGAAGGGCCTAAAAATCTTTACCGCAAATTCCAATCCAAACCTCGCCAAAAAAGTTGCTGAAGCAGCCGGAGTTGAGCTGGGCTTCTGTGAAGTCAGCAGCTTTGCCGATGGGGAAATTCAAGTTGAAGTCCATGAAAGCGTTCGCGGACAGCATGTCTTTGTGATCCAAAGCACCTGCCCTCCGGTGAATCAAAGCTACATGGAACTCTTTGTGATGCTGGATGCTCTTCGCAGAGCCTCTGCCGCGTCGATCACGGCCGTGATTCCTTATTACGGTTATGCTCGCCAAGATCGCAAAGTGGCTCCCCGCGCCCCCATCACTGCCAAGTTGATGGCTGATCTTCTGACCACGGCCGGAGCCAACCGCGTCGTTTGCGTGGATCTGCATGCCGCCCAAATCCAGGGGTTCTTTAACGTTCCCGTGGACCATTTATTCGCTATTCCGACTTTAGCTCGCGCTTGGAGAGAGGCTTATGGCCAAGGCTCTGAGTTTGTCGCGGTGAGTCCAGACGCAGGTGGGGTCGAAAGAACCCGTGCCTTTGCCAAACGCATTGAATCCTCGATGGCGATCATCGATAAACGCCGATCTGGCCCGAACGAGGCCAAAGCGCTTCATTTAATTGGGGATGTGACCGGCAAAACGGCCGTGATCGTCGACGATATGATTGATACCGCTGGAACCCTTACACAAGCAGTTGACAGCCTTTACAAGAATGGGGCAAAACAGGTGTTCGCCGTCGCAACGCACCCCGTTTTATCGGGTCCTGCTATCAGCCGTCTGAAGGAAAGCCGTATCGAAAAAGTATGGGTGACCGACACGATTCCGTTATCGGAAGCTGCGAAGAATTGCGGAAAAATTGAAGTGGTCTCGGTCGCTCCCGTTTTAGCGGAAGCCATCAAGAGAATCCACGGCAACGATTCTGTCAGTTCATTGTTTGATGCTTAG
- the gltS gene encoding sodium/glutamate symporter: MTLTSIQTIAFAALVVYFGKFLKSKIHFIDKYNLPSPVIGGFLVAFALAVLKTYGIFEIAFDKTMQEGLMIAFFASVGYAASFRLLRDGGRAVVFFLILSVGGLLLQIFAGIGVAKLMGLPPLMGVLTGAVSLTGGPGTALAFGPVFESAGVSGASAIGLTTAMGGILLGGLVGTPLATHLINKKKLHHPHLSREATHEDHNLRARSGKDLLLHFLALAVIMGVGTALSAWINNQGVTLPIYIGSMIVAAVIRNIEDFKPTFKIEANWIEEIGSVALTFFIAMAIMTLKLEELRHAALPILVFLAVQVVLVMITALGPAFWMAGRDYEAAVMSSGYVGFMMGTTANAMANMSSLRQKYGPAPRAYLVVPLVGSCFIDFINAAFVTFCLNYFSSL; encoded by the coding sequence ATGACACTTACATCTATTCAAACAATTGCATTCGCAGCCTTGGTTGTCTATTTCGGCAAATTTCTTAAAAGCAAAATTCATTTCATTGATAAATACAATCTTCCCTCGCCCGTGATCGGCGGTTTTTTGGTGGCCTTTGCTTTGGCTGTCCTTAAAACCTATGGCATTTTTGAAATCGCCTTCGATAAAACCATGCAGGAAGGTTTGATGATCGCCTTCTTCGCCTCTGTCGGTTATGCCGCATCTTTTCGATTGCTCAGAGATGGCGGACGAGCGGTTGTCTTTTTTCTGATTTTGTCAGTCGGTGGATTGCTGCTGCAAATTTTCGCGGGCATTGGTGTCGCCAAACTCATGGGCCTTCCTCCTTTGATGGGCGTTCTGACGGGTGCGGTTTCACTTACGGGCGGCCCAGGCACCGCCTTGGCTTTCGGGCCCGTTTTTGAATCGGCAGGCGTTTCCGGAGCCTCCGCGATTGGCTTAACCACAGCCATGGGAGGAATTCTTTTGGGAGGTCTCGTTGGCACTCCATTAGCCACTCACCTCATTAACAAAAAGAAGCTCCACCATCCTCACCTGTCTCGCGAAGCCACTCATGAAGATCACAACCTGCGTGCAAGGTCAGGGAAAGATCTTTTGCTGCACTTCTTGGCTTTAGCAGTGATTATGGGAGTGGGCACGGCCCTCAGTGCGTGGATCAACAATCAAGGCGTGACTTTGCCTATTTACATCGGCTCTATGATTGTCGCTGCGGTCATTCGCAATATCGAAGACTTCAAACCGACCTTTAAGATTGAAGCCAACTGGATTGAGGAGATCGGCTCCGTCGCTTTAACTTTCTTCATTGCCATGGCCATTATGACATTGAAGCTGGAAGAGCTCAGACATGCGGCCTTGCCGATTCTGGTATTCTTAGCGGTGCAGGTGGTTCTTGTTATGATCACAGCTTTAGGCCCGGCGTTCTGGATGGCAGGACGGGATTATGAGGCGGCGGTCATGAGTTCGGGCTATGTTGGCTTTATGATGGGAACGACCGCAAATGCCATGGCCAATATGTCTTCGTTGAGGCAGAAATATGGCCCCGCCCCGCGGGCTTATCTGGTTGTCCCTCTGGTTGGATCCTGCTTTATCGATTTTATTAACGCGGCCTTCGTGACCTTTTGTCTGAATTATTTTAGTTCCCTCTAA